DNA from Pajaroellobacter abortibovis:
TATTTTCGTCTTCGGATGGGGAGTTATCTGGAGCCTTCTCGGTTTTCTGCGGGTCGATTTCGGCCTCATGTGACGGGAGGAGGGGATCTGAAATTAATTAAATGGGATGCTTTTAGTCTGTTTAGGGATGTTGTGTGGAGGGTTACTTTTTCGGTTGATGTGGCATCAGAATATTTTAATTGGGGGGTAGGGATTGGAGCTTGGCATTGAGGGGGATACTTGTGAAGGGGAAGTCGTCTTATTTAAACTGCTTTTTTGTGTTGGGAGGTGGGAGGGTTTTTTGAAAAAAGTTGTTGGTAATTTGTGATTTGTTTTGGGGTCATGTAAGGGAACGGTTCTGTACATTGAATTGGGGATGGGGGGGAGCAAGTATTGAAATAAGCTCAGCCAAATAGCGAGAAGAAAGCAGTTCTGTCTTCCTAATCACAAGATATTAATGGCCCCAATTTCTTTTCGGTTTAATAGAAGGCTAAGTGTGCAGTTTTGTTTAGCAGTGATCTTACGTTAGCTTGGATTAGAGATGCAATTAGTTGAAGGGAGGTATGCTTTTGCCTCCCCTTAAATTTAAATTTTTTTAATTGATGTGGTGTTTGTTCGGTACGCTAATAGACGATTCTTTTTCGAGAAAAACAGTTGTAATTTCTCTTTCCAACGCTTCTCCGATTTCTTCTTCCACCTCTTCCATAGAAGCAGCAATTCGTTCTATATTGCGTTGGTAAATGAAGATTCTGGTTCGTGGAGGATCGGCATTGGTTTTTACTGGAGGGGAAGGGTCGACAAGTACAGGCGCCCGTGGATCGACACCGTCTACAATTAGCTCTGCTCCCGGCAGATCCATAATGAACACGTCTGCTTCACGAATGTATTGAGTGAGCACAGCGTCGAGCTTACTAATCGCTTGTCGCGCCAAGGTGCTGAATGTTTCTGGGGAAAGGGACCAAGAGGGAGCGGGCAGGCTTGAATCTAGAGTTCGTGTTCGCAAAAATGCTTCTGTTGCTCCACGGGCATCTCCTTGATCATCGCGTAGGAGGCCGAGGTAGTATTGGATATCTCCATTCGAAGTGTTGCTTCTTGCTGCTTCTTCGATGAGCGGCTTTGCTTTTTCTAAATCGCCGAGCTCATAAAAGGAGCGACCAATTAAAAAAATATAAATTGAGTCAGAAAGGGGAACATCCGGAATCATAGCCATTGTTTTCTTAGCTTCATCTATATCGGATTTAGCAATAAGTGCATCCACTTTGAGAAGAATGCAATCGCGAATCTCTTGGGGAGACTCCGCATGAGCGAGTGCTCGATCGCACACGTCGATAGCTTCATCTACTTTTCCCAATCGATTGAGAAGGAGATCTGCTGTGTTAAGAAGTACGTCAAAATAACCCTCCTCGAGTTCAATGGCGTTTCGGTAGTAGTGCAGCGCTTGGTGGTATTCTCCTTGGAGAATGGAGGAAACCCCAAGTAAGTTGTAAGCTTCTGCTGAATTTTTATCCAATTCAAGGGCACTCCTTGCACAGGCACCTGCGCCTACACCATCTCCTTTGTAAGCCAACTCCCATCCATGGTCGAGATATCTGGAAAATGGATCCATGAGAAGATATACGAGAAGGTTGAAAAAGAATCAACATTTACGCTGAATGAGTCAATAAGAATAGAAAAAAACGGAAAATGTCGAGCACAAAAGAATGAAACGAAGACATACAGCAAGCGCGGTTGTTTGAACAGTTGTGGGGATGACAGATGGTTTAAGTGAAAGTGCTTTCTCTTCGGTTATGTTTTCCTTTTTTGGGAAAGAGATAAAAGTCGCTCTTTTTTTAATGATGAGCTGGTGTGCAAGCATCGTTGGGGACGTGAAAGATGTGGGATGTAGAGCAAGAGGTTGTGAGGAAAGGGAAACAAACCTATAGTGCTGACTATCTTTTTCTCCTTAGTGGGATGGGGGTGAACGAGGAATGGCTCCTATTTTTTTTGGATAGGGGGCTATGGGATGCGAGAGTCCGAAAGAAAAGAAGGATACGAGCAGGTCTGATAGGAATAGGAGTAGGAGTGGGCTGTGGACGGGGGATGGAGATGGAAGACGAGGCTGTCCATCAGTCTGTGTTCGAGATGACAGATCAATCACCATGGAATCACTTGCCCCCGGAGATATGGGCGAAAGTTTTAAGGTTGAGTGCAGATGACCTAAAGGGACTTTTAAAGTTTCGTGAGGTAAATCGAACGAGCAGAGGCATAGTAGATAACTTGTTGATAAGACCAAAATCTCGAAAAGCACTATTTTCTTACCGCTTTAAGGTTGGAAGGGAAAACTTACGGGGGCAAAGGAAGCCCTGCGTGATGTGTGAATGCGACAGGGAAAACTTCTTGAAGTTTTTGGAGGGGAGGAGGTGTTTTCAATTGAAGAGATCAGGCTAGAAGAAAAGTGTGACCAGGAAATGGTAAAGCTTTTGGAAGGTGCTTCAATCAATTGCTTACGTTTGCTGGTAGGCATGACGGAAGGACAAATCAATCTTTTGGCAGTCTCGCCAATCCTGCAGGAAAACTTGCAGCATCTCTCTGTACTGATCGATGGACGGAGTCCAGATTTGCTGAAAAAAATTGTCTCCTTTCAGATGTTTGAAGACGTTAGCTCTAGAGGCGGAGGGGACGGAGAAGCAGATTCCCCCCTTTGCTTATGCTTGACATCTTTTTAGGAGTGGGAAGGTGCTTGATGCTACTATATTGGTAACTGTAAGCTGAGCAAATGGTCTTTGGAAGAGGAGGAGAAGGGTGCCTATAGTGAAAGAGGGATGGCACTGGTGAGAAAAAAATCTCGAGCAATTATGCGATATACTTTTTATTCATGGGTTTTATGCTGTGTTATGTCTTGTGGGGTTCATTCTTTTCTCGGATTGGTTTGTGCCCCTTACTTTCTCTCGCTGAGAAAGATTCAGATCGTCGATCCTGGAGGGGACCTGACCCTTCCTATCACGCTGGATGAAATCTCGTCTCAGGAAGAGCAGGAGGGCTCTTCGGGTGCTTTAGAGCATTCCGAAACTGCTTTAAAAGGCCATGCAGGGAAGGAGGAAAATATGTCAGAGAAACAAGGATCTCTTTCAGAAAGAGGGCCTCTGGCTGATACAAAAGAGCATCTTTCTTCTTCCTCAAAAGAGGAAATGCAATCACGAGAATGGATCGCTAAAGTGGATGGATGGGCCCCCCTTCGTGATTTTGCTGCTCGTTCAAAGGCGCAACAAAATGCAATTAAAAATCCAGCTTCCTTGCTTAAGCCCTTCAATCAACAAGGTGAGCCCCCTTTTATGACGCTCTGTATTAATTTTAAGGCTGCGCGCAGTCACCCTCTAGGAGCACGCGCAGGTCATTTATTGGAGGCGATCCCAGAGTGGAAAGAGTGGATCGGCGATATGCCTATCCACGTCATGGAACATATCGATTGGCTTGTTTTATTTAGTCCCTCTCTGACATCTTATGCGCAAAATGCCATCATCCTAGGCTATTCTGCTTCTTCCGATGCACTTGTGGATCAATTTTTAGAGCAGGTGACGCAGCGCCTATATCCATCGCGTTCTTTTGATAACACGAAACAAGGAGTGTATACGGTCATGGGGACACTCCATCAATCTCCTCATGTTTTTATGAAAGCTCCTTCTCGCTTGCTTTTGATTGGGCCTGCTGAATTTGCCCCTCTGTTTGCGAAGTTATACGCTTCTTTTTCTTCATTTCCCTTGAAAGCTCAAAAAGGTCAGTCAGATGACTTAGCCTTTCTCTCTTTGCATCGCCCCTCTCGAGGAATACCGATGTTGTCGAAAGCTATACGAGAATTTCGATTTTTTATCAAAATGCATCAATGGACCCATCATATTACCCTAGAAGGTGAAGGAGATTGTAAGAGTGAAGCGGAAGCCCCTAGAGCATCCAGAATGTTGATGGAATTCATTCAGAGCTATAACTCTCTCCCTTTGCGGTTGTTGACACACGGGCTCCTCGATGGGGTTAAGATAGAAGCGAAAGGAAGCAGCCTTCATCTCCATCTCCCTGTGACCGAAAAGCAGCTGGAGGCTTTGCTCTCTTTTGGAGAGTTCCGTTTGGGTATTTCCGAATAGCTTTTTCCCCTTCTATTTTTTGCTCTTGAAGGCTTGATCAAGAAGCACTTTTTGCTCGAGATCATGGCTCGCTTTGCTTCCTGTTGCAGGGCTTGCGCTTTCTGGGCGTGCAACAACCGAGAGAGGAAAATCGTTCCCTAACCATTCTTCCTGGCGTGCATTCATAAAGTACCAACCACCCATATTGAGCGGCTCTTCTTGTACCCACACAACAGGTATCCCCTTTTTGTATTGTTGAAGGCACCTTAGGAGGAAAGGGGAGATGGGATATAACTGCTCCAGGCGGAGGATGGCAGTGTCGTATTGTTTTTTTTCTTCTCTCGTTTTGAGGAGATCGTAATAGACTTTGCCACTTGTGAGCAAAATTGTCTTTGCTTTTGAGAATTCAACAGTTGGGTCTCCTAGGATGCGCTGAAAGCCACCTTCTGTAAACTCTTTCAGGCGCGATGTTGCATCGGGATGTCGAAGTAAACTCTTGGGTGTGAAGACAACGAGCGGCTTGCGAAGAGGTCGATGGACTTGTCTTCGCAATAGGTGGAAAAATTGAGCTGGAGTCGTTGGCGTACAGATTTGAATGTTGTCATTGGAAGCAAGCTGTAAGAAACGCTCAATGCGTGCACTGGAGTGCTCTGGCCCAGCCCCTTCGTAACCGTGTGGGAGAAGGAGTACCAATCCGCTGAGCCGCCTCCATTTATCTTCTGCGGAGGCGATAAATTGATCGACAATCACTTGAGCAGAATTCCAAAAATCACCGAATTGGGCTTCCCACAGCACGAGCCCATCTGGATAGTCAAGACTATAACCGTACTCAAAACCTAACACCCCTGCTTCAGAAAGAGGGCTGTTGTAGATTTGAAGAGAGGCTTGGCCTGGAGAAAGGTGATTGAGAGGAATATAGGATTCTCCGGACTCCATATCCAATAAGACCGCATGTCGATGACTGAATGTTCCTCTTTGAACATCCTGTCCAGTGAGACGAATAGGGATTTTCTCGACAAGGAGCGAAGCAAACGCCAAGTGCTCTCCCGCTCCCCAGTCGAGCGGTTGATCGGCGAGTGCCCGCTCTTTTCTTTGTTCGATCAGGCGCACCACTTTCGGATGGGCTTTGAAAGAAGAAGGGATGATCGAAAGCTGATCGAGCAAGTGGAGAAGAGTTTTCTTGGGGATAGCTGTTGTCCCTTCAGGAGTCTTTTTGTCTGATCCTCCTTTGTAAGGAGTCCAAAGCCCTTGCATGGTGCTCGGCTTCTGATTGTAATCCCCTTTTCTAGCCTCTTCGAGGGCTTGATCGAGTATTTTTGTGCACTCTTGGATAATCGTGTCTGCTTCGTTCTGTGTAACTTCTCCCAAAGTGGTGAGGTGTTGAACATACATCTCTCGCACCGTTGGTTTCTGATCGATCCGTGCATACATGAGCGGTTGGGTATAGCGGGGCTCATCGCCTTCGTTGTGTCCATGTTTTCGATAGCAGTACATATCGATGACGACATCGGTAGCAAATTGTTGACGAAATGCGATCGCTAATTTGGTTACTTGAATCACAGCTTCAGGATCTTCTCCGTTGACATGGAAGACGGGGATCCCGAGCATGTGGGTGATGTCTGTACAGTAGCGAGTAGAGCGCGCGTCTTCTGGATTGGTGGTGAAGCCGATCTGATTGTTGACGACGAGATGAACCGTGCCTCCTGTGGAATAACCGGGGAGTTTGGATAAATTCAGGGTTTCCATGACAATCCCTTGACCTATAAAAGAAGCGTCTCCGTGGATGAGAAGAGGCATGACCACCTTCTGCTTCTCTCTATCCTGCTTCGCGCGCACTCGCCCTTCAACGACGGGATTGACCCACTCGAGGTGGCTTGGATTGAAAGCGAGAGATAAATGTACTAGCGCCCCATTCTTAGTGACCCGATCGCTGGAATAGCCGAGGTGGTATTTAACATCTCCTGATCCTAAGAATCGTTCTGGATGTTTATCGTCGAAGGCTGCGAAGAGTTCTCGTGGATTTTTCCCAAGGATATTGATCAACACATTCAATCGGCCGCGGTGAGCCATCCCAATAACGATCTCTTGCACTCCATACGTGCTTGCTGTTTCCACCAAAAGATCGATGAGAGCGATCATACTTTCTGCGCCTTCCAGTGAAAACCGTTTCGCTCCCACGTAGTTTTTATAGAGGAATTGCTCTAGGATTTCAGCGTCTGTCAATTTTTTCAGGATGTATAAGAGTTCACTACGGTTGAGTGCAGCGCGGTTTTGAGTGGACTCCATCTTCTCTTGCAGCCATTGCTGTGCCTTTGGATTTTCAATATGAGTGAATTCGACGCCAATCGATCTGCAGTAAGTAATCTGTAGATGGTCGATGATGGTTTGAAGAGGAGCACTTGAAGGGAGCCCTGCAACCCCTACCGTAGGGAATACTTTTTCTAGATCATTTTCAGTTAATCCGAAGTGGCTAAGGTGAAGTTCAGAGGCTGCTTGTATATTCTCTTTGAGGGGATCTAAGTGAGCAAATAGATGCCCTCGGGTTCGATA
Protein-coding regions in this window:
- a CDS encoding tetratricopeptide repeat protein codes for the protein MAYKGDGVGAGACARSALELDKNSAEAYNLLGVSSILQGEYHQALHYYRNAIELEEGYFDVLLNTADLLLNRLGKVDEAIDVCDRALAHAESPQEIRDCILLKVDALIAKSDIDEAKKTMAMIPDVPLSDSIYIFLIGRSFYELGDLEKAKPLIEEAARSNTSNGDIQYYLGLLRDDQGDARGATEAFLRTRTLDSSLPAPSWSLSPETFSTLARQAISKLDAVLTQYIREADVFIMDLPGAELIVDGVDPRAPVLVDPSPPVKTNADPPRTRIFIYQRNIERIAASMEEVEEEIGEALEREITTVFLEKESSISVPNKHHIN
- a CDS encoding 2-oxoglutarate dehydrogenase E1 component is translated as MCKQAPSKTFYEFGINAGYVEELYTEYLYRPKSVSDNWHTFFETMEGNVTCLDSTLQDMLTYTTPSRERTLAAIELSEVAVQARMYKLVNTYRTRGHLFAHLDPLKENIQAASELHLSHFGLTENDLEKVFPTVGVAGLPSSAPLQTIIDHLQITYCRSIGVEFTHIENPKAQQWLQEKMESTQNRAALNRSELLYILKKLTDAEILEQFLYKNYVGAKRFSLEGAESMIALIDLLVETASTYGVQEIVIGMAHRGRLNVLINILGKNPRELFAAFDDKHPERFLGSGDVKYHLGYSSDRVTKNGALVHLSLAFNPSHLEWVNPVVEGRVRAKQDREKQKVVMPLLIHGDASFIGQGIVMETLNLSKLPGYSTGGTVHLVVNNQIGFTTNPEDARSTRYCTDITHMLGIPVFHVNGEDPEAVIQVTKLAIAFRQQFATDVVIDMYCYRKHGHNEGDEPRYTQPLMYARIDQKPTVREMYVQHLTTLGEVTQNEADTIIQECTKILDQALEEARKGDYNQKPSTMQGLWTPYKGGSDKKTPEGTTAIPKKTLLHLLDQLSIIPSSFKAHPKVVRLIEQRKERALADQPLDWGAGEHLAFASLLVEKIPIRLTGQDVQRGTFSHRHAVLLDMESGESYIPLNHLSPGQASLQIYNSPLSEAGVLGFEYGYSLDYPDGLVLWEAQFGDFWNSAQVIVDQFIASAEDKWRRLSGLVLLLPHGYEGAGPEHSSARIERFLQLASNDNIQICTPTTPAQFFHLLRRQVHRPLRKPLVVFTPKSLLRHPDATSRLKEFTEGGFQRILGDPTVEFSKAKTILLTSGKVYYDLLKTREEKKQYDTAILRLEQLYPISPFLLRCLQQYKKGIPVVWVQEEPLNMGGWYFMNARQEEWLGNDFPLSVVARPESASPATGSKASHDLEQKVLLDQAFKSKK